One part of the Arabidopsis thaliana chromosome 4, partial sequence genome encodes these proteins:
- the SCRL11 gene encoding SCR-like 11 (SCR-like 11 (SCRL11); INVOLVED IN: signal transduction; LOCATED IN: endomembrane system; CONTAINS InterPro DOMAIN/s: Plant self-incompatibility response (InterPro:IPR010682); BEST Arabidopsis thaliana protein match is: SCR-like 10 (TAIR:AT4G15735.1); Has 35333 Blast hits to 34131 proteins in 2444 species: Archae - 798; Bacteria - 22429; Metazoa - 974; Fungi - 991; Plants - 531; Viruses - 0; Other Eukaryotes - 9610 (source: NCBI BLink).), giving the protein MKGIAMLLVSCLLFSFLSTNLAKELKWCPSKDVFNGSCTDTGSPSYTCFLDLLGSKSASAMPKNCKCTPLPHNRRQCDCFVVCDSN; this is encoded by the exons ATGAAAGGCATTGCGATGTTATTGGTTTCATGTcttcttttctcctttctctcaaCCAACCTAGCCAAAG AGTTAAAGTGGTGTCCATCAAAGGACGTGTTCAATGGATCGTGCACAGACACAGGAAGTCCAAGCTACACATGTTTTCTAGATTTGTTGGGATCTAAGAGTGCAAGTGCTATGCCTAAGAATTGCAAATGCACTCCTCTTCCTCACAATCGTCGTCAATGTGACTGTTTTGTCGTTTGTGACAGCAATTAA